The following coding sequences lie in one Thalassoglobus polymorphus genomic window:
- a CDS encoding PVC-type heme-binding CxxCH protein yields the protein MLLNVRVSLLLVSLIAISTSNALGQETQNAEFGPFSAEEAAKKFVLHDDCKIELVAAEPDVIDPVHIAFNTDGKLWVVEMTDYPNGPGDGQPGLSRIRVLSDDDGDGRFNNPVTFAEKLLFANGLMFWKDGVIVTTDGKIQFMRDTDGDGKADETQVWFEGFATENPQLRHNHPQLAMDCKIYIANGLRGGNIVPGPDNPWGLDPKAKPLSISGRDFRFDPLTGKYEAIAGMAQFGMAFDAHGNRFVCTNRNPGRQIVLEDEQLKLTPGLRIPRFYEDVAAAGENSKLYPLSRTWTTSNLHANQFTAACGVLIYNDSSLGQNFFGNIFTCDPTANLVHREIAVSIGPTSRSHSEKEGDEFLATKDEWFRPVNLAHGPDKALYVVDMYRAVIEHPQFMPVELKDRPDLTLGLDKGRIWRVVRSQPPADSDHKLEQVDASSPELLIQALSSDSVWKQNHAQRLLIESDSKEVVPQLRSRINAPQTSDEKYLLPLIATLDKLTLADLKAAMSNANDIYFLKSFFELGQRHFGETPEWKDLVNSSFHKTDSGIPVSSFIFEMLGQVPWKTLSEADQKIVLDQILERIVPGSQKDSEQYDPYWLSVYLRLAARSESLDVSTQLIAAFEQFEPKNEAEKQALRLQTYAAIRDLAELVAKQNQKDQARTLLTTIVGNEDNSFATRMSVLSGLAQGFPGGRTALNALIAKLPEEAKANIAATITEATRVLKTKDSIAEELPILFDLLSLADDDASLQQLITATGSGDATRASLALSALLKRPAAQVNPALVELLPKRRGSVRRSILQAMARSTSRAPALLDEIESGRVPALEIDATVEKTLYRLSDKELVARAKKLLKREPPADRVKVLEEYQVSLTMDSDPLRGKVTFEKNCATCHKVGDVGVNVAPDISDSRTKTPDFYLMNILDPNRAIDANYFSFNILDTDGKVHSGIVASETSTSVTLKQPEGKLVTIDRENIEEFKNTGVSLMPVGLERKMSKQEVADVISFIKNWRYLDGQIPKEVIK from the coding sequence ATGTTGTTGAATGTTCGCGTGTCACTTCTTTTGGTATCGCTCATTGCGATCTCGACCTCCAACGCCTTGGGGCAAGAGACCCAAAACGCCGAATTCGGTCCTTTCTCAGCTGAGGAAGCTGCCAAAAAATTTGTTTTACACGATGATTGTAAAATCGAACTGGTTGCAGCTGAACCGGATGTGATTGATCCGGTCCATATCGCATTCAATACCGATGGCAAACTCTGGGTGGTCGAAATGACAGACTACCCCAACGGCCCCGGTGACGGACAACCCGGCCTCTCTCGCATCCGAGTCCTCAGCGATGACGACGGAGATGGTCGCTTCAACAATCCGGTGACCTTTGCCGAGAAGCTGCTGTTCGCAAACGGTTTGATGTTCTGGAAAGACGGAGTCATCGTCACAACAGATGGCAAAATCCAGTTCATGCGAGACACCGACGGGGACGGCAAGGCTGACGAGACTCAAGTCTGGTTCGAGGGATTCGCGACCGAAAATCCACAACTGCGACACAATCACCCACAACTCGCCATGGATTGCAAAATTTATATTGCGAACGGCTTACGTGGCGGGAACATCGTCCCTGGTCCCGACAACCCTTGGGGACTTGATCCCAAAGCGAAACCGCTTTCGATCTCAGGTCGCGACTTTCGCTTCGATCCCCTCACCGGGAAGTACGAAGCGATCGCCGGGATGGCTCAATTTGGAATGGCTTTCGATGCTCACGGGAATCGCTTCGTCTGCACGAATAGAAACCCCGGCCGACAAATCGTTCTTGAAGATGAACAACTGAAATTGACTCCGGGATTGCGAATCCCGCGTTTCTATGAAGATGTCGCTGCAGCAGGAGAAAATTCGAAGCTCTATCCACTCTCCAGAACCTGGACCACTTCGAACTTACACGCCAATCAGTTTACAGCTGCGTGCGGCGTCTTGATTTACAACGATTCGTCACTTGGACAAAACTTCTTTGGAAACATTTTCACTTGTGACCCTACTGCAAATCTTGTCCACCGAGAAATCGCAGTCTCTATCGGGCCGACATCACGTTCGCATTCTGAAAAGGAAGGCGATGAATTCTTAGCGACAAAAGATGAATGGTTTCGTCCGGTCAATCTTGCACACGGTCCAGACAAAGCTCTTTACGTTGTTGATATGTATCGTGCAGTCATCGAGCATCCACAGTTCATGCCCGTTGAGCTGAAGGATCGTCCCGATTTGACATTAGGTTTAGACAAAGGTCGAATCTGGCGAGTTGTCCGCTCTCAGCCGCCAGCAGATTCTGATCACAAACTCGAACAGGTCGACGCAAGCTCTCCAGAACTGTTAATTCAAGCGCTCTCATCGGATTCCGTCTGGAAACAGAACCATGCACAACGGCTACTCATCGAAAGTGACTCGAAAGAGGTCGTGCCGCAACTACGAAGCCGAATCAATGCTCCGCAAACGTCAGACGAAAAATACCTGTTACCATTGATCGCCACCTTAGACAAGTTAACCCTGGCTGACCTCAAAGCAGCCATGAGCAATGCAAACGACATCTACTTCCTGAAGTCGTTCTTCGAACTCGGCCAACGTCATTTTGGAGAAACTCCGGAATGGAAGGATCTCGTCAACTCCTCCTTCCATAAAACTGACTCCGGAATCCCAGTCAGTTCCTTCATTTTTGAAATGCTCGGACAAGTCCCCTGGAAAACATTGTCCGAAGCTGATCAGAAAATCGTACTCGACCAAATCCTCGAGCGAATTGTTCCGGGGTCCCAGAAAGATTCCGAGCAATACGACCCTTATTGGTTGTCTGTCTACTTAAGGTTGGCTGCCAGAAGCGAATCGCTTGACGTTTCCACACAGCTCATCGCTGCCTTCGAGCAATTCGAACCGAAGAACGAGGCTGAAAAACAGGCTCTGCGATTACAGACTTACGCAGCCATTCGTGACCTTGCGGAACTGGTCGCCAAACAAAACCAGAAAGACCAGGCCCGCACACTTCTGACAACGATCGTCGGAAATGAAGACAACTCTTTCGCGACTCGAATGAGTGTTCTCTCTGGTCTCGCTCAAGGTTTCCCGGGCGGACGCACAGCTTTAAACGCACTGATTGCAAAACTCCCTGAAGAAGCAAAAGCGAACATCGCTGCCACCATCACCGAAGCGACGAGGGTCTTGAAAACCAAAGATTCCATCGCAGAAGAACTACCAATCCTCTTCGACTTATTGAGTCTCGCTGACGACGATGCATCACTTCAACAACTGATCACCGCGACCGGTTCCGGCGATGCAACGCGCGCTTCACTGGCACTCTCAGCACTTTTGAAACGACCTGCAGCTCAGGTCAACCCTGCTTTGGTTGAACTGCTCCCCAAACGACGGGGAAGCGTCCGACGAAGCATTCTGCAAGCAATGGCCAGAAGCACAAGTCGAGCTCCGGCGTTGCTGGATGAAATTGAATCTGGACGTGTCCCGGCGTTGGAGATTGACGCGACTGTTGAGAAAACGCTCTATCGACTCTCCGACAAAGAGCTTGTTGCTCGCGCCAAGAAACTTCTGAAACGCGAACCACCCGCTGATCGCGTGAAGGTCCTCGAGGAGTATCAAGTCAGCTTGACGATGGACTCCGACCCGCTTCGCGGCAAGGTGACCTTCGAGAAAAACTGTGCGACCTGCCATAAAGTGGGCGATGTCGGAGTCAATGTCGCTCCGGACATCTCCGATTCGCGAACCAAGACTCCCGATTTTTACTTGATGAACATTCTCGATCCGAACCGGGCTATCGATGCCAACTACTTCAGTTTCAACATTCTCGATACCGATGGCAAAGTCCATTCCGGGATTGTCGCTTCGGAAACTTCGACGTCCGTGACTTTGAAGCAACCTGAGGGCAAGCTGGTCACGATTGACCGCGAAAACATCGAAGAGTTCAAGAACACTGGCGTCTCGTTGATGCCTGTCGGTCTGGAACGAAAAATGAGCAAGCAGGAAGTTGCAGACGTGATCTCCTTCATTAAAAACTGGAGATATCTCGACGGTCAGATTCCTAAGGAAGTCATCAAGTAA
- a CDS encoding class I SAM-dependent methyltransferase, translating to MVQLTQIAHELIRDFIKTGDLVIDATCGNGHDTFFLSELVGESGMVLACDLQQLAIDATKDRCRERKNIDYHLGDHAEVLQSLLEKNQSSVSAILFNLGYLPGGDKSLTTQGPATVSAIQLGLRLLKRGGVLSVLAYVGHPGGIDEANAVESFLTKSIDSAELHKIHWPDESRPATSPRLYVVCKGSLNES from the coding sequence ATGGTTCAGCTCACGCAGATCGCTCACGAATTGATTCGTGATTTTATCAAGACCGGTGATCTCGTCATCGACGCAACCTGTGGAAACGGGCACGACACATTCTTCCTCTCCGAATTAGTCGGTGAGTCTGGAATGGTATTGGCCTGCGACCTTCAGCAGTTAGCAATCGATGCGACAAAAGATCGATGTCGCGAGCGTAAGAATATTGATTACCACTTGGGTGATCATGCCGAAGTGCTACAATCGCTTCTGGAAAAGAACCAGTCGAGCGTGAGCGCCATCCTGTTCAATCTGGGATACTTGCCTGGCGGAGACAAGTCCCTCACAACTCAAGGCCCAGCGACAGTCAGTGCAATTCAACTCGGTTTGCGACTGTTGAAGAGGGGCGGTGTCCTCTCCGTCCTCGCATATGTCGGACATCCCGGGGGAATCGACGAAGCAAATGCCGTTGAATCGTTTCTAACCAAGAGCATCGACTCGGCAGAACTACACAAGATTCACTGGCCTGACGAGTCGCGACCAGCAACGTCTCCGCGACTCTACGTTGTCTGTAAGGGTTCTTTGAACGAAAGTTGA
- a CDS encoding thioredoxin family protein: MKRALCLTALVTLSIFTLSTNSQAAPPFSFSKQAEPELNWQSDLQAAHKVATAQNKPMLLVFGADWCHYCKKLERETLNSKELSTYVNQSFVPVHIDVDKEKKVAQILKVSGLPCTIVLSPNADLLGRIDGFHTASPFHKQLEAARVKHQVIQRASSTAQ; this comes from the coding sequence ATGAAACGTGCCTTGTGCCTGACTGCTCTCGTTACTCTGTCGATCTTTACGTTGTCTACAAATTCCCAAGCGGCTCCACCGTTCAGTTTTTCGAAACAAGCTGAGCCAGAATTAAACTGGCAGTCTGATTTGCAAGCTGCTCACAAAGTCGCAACGGCTCAAAACAAACCGATGCTACTCGTCTTCGGTGCAGATTGGTGTCACTATTGCAAAAAGCTGGAACGGGAAACGCTCAACTCAAAAGAGCTGTCGACATACGTGAACCAATCGTTTGTGCCTGTGCATATTGACGTCGACAAAGAGAAGAAGGTCGCACAGATTTTGAAAGTCAGTGGCTTGCCTTGCACAATCGTCCTGAGTCCGAATGCGGATTTACTTGGGCGAATTGATGGATTTCACACTGCTTCGCCATTTCACAAACAACTTGAAGCCGCTCGAGTGAAGCATCAAGTGATTCAGCGAGCATCTTCAACAGCTCAGTAA
- a CDS encoding sulfatase-like hydrolase/transferase encodes MPVSSATPDHIILVMADDMGWGQTEYANHPILKTPNLNAMAANGLRFDRFYAGAPNCSPTRATVLTGRTNDRTGVLNHGVPLRPQEKTVAQALKKAGYATAHFGKWHLNGMRGPGAPILKDDIRSPGAFGFDTWLSVTNFFDRDPILSRMGKFEEFQGDSSEIIVDEAVKFIQKNVEAGKPSFSVIWYGTPHSPFMADEDDKAPFPKLKDPSLSHYGELVAMDRSIGTLRSALQEMDIAENTFLMFNSDNGGLPRITPGTVGNLRGFKNSVYEGGLRVPAIIEWPAVIQTPRVTQFPACTMDIFPTLVEIAELPESSMLSVRDGMSITPLFQKEIAQRPEPMGFRHTNRVALIDNDYKLITQKLGSGKYELYNLKSDQQEKMDLLESQPEIAQRMIAAMQAWNESIEKSIEGDDYPEGKVIPADPGPSTWMTLKEYEPYLEGWKDRPEFRRYIKIQ; translated from the coding sequence ATGCCGGTTTCATCTGCGACGCCAGATCACATCATTCTGGTGATGGCAGATGATATGGGGTGGGGGCAAACGGAATATGCGAATCACCCCATCTTGAAAACGCCGAATCTCAACGCGATGGCAGCAAATGGATTACGATTTGATCGCTTCTACGCCGGAGCTCCAAACTGTTCACCAACGCGTGCGACTGTACTCACAGGGCGGACGAATGACCGCACGGGAGTCCTCAACCATGGAGTTCCGTTACGACCGCAGGAGAAGACCGTTGCACAGGCACTGAAAAAAGCTGGCTATGCCACCGCACACTTCGGGAAGTGGCATCTTAACGGGATGCGTGGCCCGGGGGCTCCGATCCTCAAGGACGATATTCGCAGCCCAGGAGCGTTCGGATTTGACACATGGTTGTCAGTGACAAATTTCTTTGATCGTGATCCTATTTTAAGCCGCATGGGAAAATTTGAAGAGTTCCAGGGAGATTCTTCAGAGATCATTGTTGATGAAGCGGTCAAGTTTATTCAGAAAAACGTTGAGGCTGGCAAACCGTCGTTCTCAGTGATCTGGTATGGCACACCACATAGCCCTTTTATGGCGGACGAAGATGACAAAGCACCGTTTCCAAAACTCAAAGACCCTTCGCTCAGCCATTATGGCGAATTAGTGGCAATGGATCGGAGCATCGGTACGTTACGGTCCGCATTACAGGAAATGGATATTGCAGAGAACACCTTCTTAATGTTCAACAGCGACAACGGAGGGCTTCCAAGAATCACTCCGGGAACGGTCGGGAATTTGCGTGGCTTCAAGAATTCAGTCTATGAAGGAGGTTTGCGTGTGCCTGCCATTATTGAATGGCCCGCGGTCATTCAGACTCCACGTGTGACTCAGTTCCCTGCCTGTACGATGGATATTTTCCCCACATTGGTGGAAATTGCTGAACTTCCGGAGTCGAGTATGCTCTCAGTGCGAGACGGAATGAGCATCACCCCACTCTTTCAGAAAGAAATCGCTCAGCGACCAGAGCCAATGGGCTTTCGACACACAAACCGGGTGGCTCTCATTGATAACGATTACAAGCTGATCACTCAAAAGCTCGGGAGTGGCAAATATGAACTCTACAATCTGAAATCGGATCAACAGGAAAAGATGGATCTCCTCGAAAGCCAGCCAGAGATCGCACAACGTATGATCGCAGCCATGCAGGCGTGGAACGAGTCAATCGAAAAGAGCATTGAGGGCGACGATTACCCCGAAGGCAAAGTGATCCCGGCAGATCCCGGTCCGAGTACCTGGATGACTCTCAAGGAATACGAGCCGTATTTAGAGGGCTGGAAAGACCGACCAGAATTTCGGCGGTATATCAAAATACAATAA
- the scpB gene encoding SMC-Scp complex subunit ScpB yields the protein MTDPNPELEPDGSHDEMSLEEIEAAYMRALETAETAEHLIPELDQEAFPEPEEELPDTLAVENLSPEDVDPIDDLQVVEADVSKEEEVRVTQLQVAEGLLFVGGEPLPAKKMTDLLGGTTTHEQVDLLLEELNQRYASENRPYEIRLVEGGYTMVLKAEHEHVRRRVYGQGPKDVKLGQEALEVLAFIAYQQPTTREDVEAIGKKNAGGLLRQLLRRQLIVLNRNEQSDSETYQTTKRFLDLFGLGSIDDLPQATDFDFK from the coding sequence ATGACAGATCCGAATCCAGAACTTGAACCAGACGGCTCCCATGATGAGATGTCTTTGGAAGAGATCGAAGCCGCATACATGCGAGCTTTGGAAACTGCTGAAACAGCTGAGCATCTGATTCCTGAGCTGGATCAAGAAGCATTTCCAGAGCCTGAAGAAGAACTCCCTGACACGCTCGCCGTCGAGAATTTATCACCTGAGGATGTTGATCCTATAGACGACTTGCAGGTCGTTGAGGCTGACGTCTCGAAGGAGGAAGAAGTTCGAGTGACGCAGTTGCAGGTGGCTGAGGGATTATTGTTCGTCGGGGGAGAACCGCTGCCTGCTAAAAAAATGACCGATCTACTTGGCGGGACGACCACTCACGAGCAAGTCGATCTGTTACTTGAAGAGCTGAACCAGCGTTATGCCTCAGAAAATCGGCCGTATGAAATACGGCTTGTCGAAGGGGGCTATACGATGGTTCTCAAGGCTGAGCATGAACACGTTCGTCGGCGTGTTTATGGACAAGGTCCGAAAGATGTCAAGCTGGGACAGGAAGCATTGGAAGTCTTGGCCTTTATCGCTTACCAACAGCCCACGACTCGTGAAGATGTGGAAGCGATCGGCAAAAAAAATGCTGGCGGATTACTCCGCCAGCTCTTGCGTCGGCAACTCATCGTATTAAATCGAAATGAACAATCAGACTCGGAAACTTACCAGACAACAAAGCGTTTCCTCGACTTGTTCGGACTCGGTTCCATCGACGACCTTCCCCAGGCGACCGATTTCGATTTCAAATAA
- a CDS encoding SGNH/GDSL hydrolase family protein — protein sequence MIRSLLRTFSRFLAAVVLFGLILCAVEVWFRWNRLDSVVNKAPRNSEPLVSQVVKPSSTTFLEVTPLLKTEMPVSLTEQALLRTNEFGTRGEKIAIPKPPGVFRVLCLGGSGIFGMGVREEETLTGHLQLLFAETGLKHVEFVNAGCPGSGPLTNYLRLRQRFIALQPDLVVLCLRPEEVELDRDVRGGLTLDEHGNPAFASHPNLQAKESHELAALCEEFATADWVIGKAGPLFGLSNTNASVPVSSDEPISLKPLVSMWSFTQSINADLMISIVPNAWDLEPQTGRAPSRNALAFDRDLHAYFADRGIDSLTLIHNSIQLFEQTGDRTLFFYEKNGHLTPTGNSLYARSLAKSIVDHVPEILQPEIPPTLPAPSLKSSPLNTETQGHSLPLTREKAVPQQIVR from the coding sequence ATGATCCGCTCCCTCTTGCGGACTTTCAGTCGATTTTTGGCAGCAGTTGTGCTGTTCGGGCTGATTCTATGCGCTGTCGAAGTCTGGTTTCGCTGGAATCGACTCGATTCCGTGGTGAACAAAGCGCCACGAAACTCCGAACCGCTCGTCAGCCAAGTCGTCAAACCGAGCTCAACGACCTTTCTCGAAGTGACCCCGCTTCTGAAAACCGAAATGCCTGTCAGCCTCACGGAGCAAGCCTTGCTTCGAACAAATGAGTTTGGAACACGCGGGGAAAAGATCGCGATTCCTAAGCCTCCCGGAGTCTTTCGTGTACTCTGTTTAGGCGGATCGGGGATCTTCGGCATGGGTGTCCGCGAAGAAGAAACGTTGACCGGACATTTGCAATTACTTTTCGCTGAAACCGGTTTGAAACATGTTGAGTTTGTGAATGCTGGTTGTCCCGGGAGTGGCCCGCTGACAAACTATCTCCGCTTGCGTCAACGGTTTATCGCTCTCCAACCCGATTTGGTGGTTCTCTGTCTCCGCCCTGAAGAAGTCGAACTCGATCGCGACGTCCGAGGTGGGTTGACATTGGATGAGCATGGAAATCCTGCCTTTGCATCTCACCCGAATCTGCAGGCAAAAGAGAGCCATGAACTCGCAGCACTTTGTGAAGAGTTCGCGACCGCAGATTGGGTCATTGGAAAGGCTGGGCCGTTATTCGGGCTGTCAAATACAAATGCTTCCGTGCCGGTCTCTTCTGACGAACCGATCTCGCTCAAGCCGCTTGTTTCAATGTGGTCGTTCACGCAATCCATCAACGCCGATTTGATGATTTCAATTGTTCCCAATGCCTGGGATTTGGAACCTCAAACAGGACGAGCCCCTTCGCGAAACGCTCTCGCCTTTGACCGGGACTTGCATGCCTACTTCGCGGATCGGGGAATTGATTCGCTAACTCTGATTCACAATTCCATTCAGCTGTTCGAGCAAACTGGAGATCGGACGTTGTTCTTCTATGAAAAGAATGGACACCTGACCCCCACTGGGAATTCTCTCTACGCTCGATCACTGGCGAAGTCGATTGTGGATCACGTTCCTGAAATTTTACAGCCTGAAATCCCTCCAACCTTGCCGGCTCCTTCGCTGAAATCAAGTCCACTCAACACAGAAACTCAAGGCCACTCACTTCCACTCACCAGAGAGAAAGCTGTCCCACAGCAAATCGTTCGCTGA
- a CDS encoding cupin domain-containing protein produces the protein MRHRRGSGTTNRSMKWVVILSGSGALRFDDSEEVVELKPGDFINIPAHRKHRVEATDPNEKTVWLAVFYR, from the coding sequence ATGCGTCACCGCCGGGGTTCTGGTACGACCAACCGGAGCATGAAGTGGGTCGTGATCCTCTCTGGATCAGGAGCGTTACGGTTTGACGATTCTGAAGAGGTCGTCGAACTCAAGCCAGGAGACTTCATCAACATACCGGCCCACAGAAAACATCGCGTCGAAGCAACCGACCCCAATGAGAAGACTGTTTGGCTGGCGGTCTTTTATCGATAA
- a CDS encoding cupin domain-containing protein, giving the protein MKNLFQNVSEALPDEVIETLLETETVRIERIVSDGHASPPGFWYDQPEHEVGRDPLWIRSVTV; this is encoded by the coding sequence ATGAAGAACCTCTTTCAAAACGTCTCTGAAGCTTTGCCGGACGAGGTGATTGAAACATTGTTAGAAACCGAGACCGTCCGCATTGAGCGGATTGTTTCAGACGGTCATGCGTCACCGCCGGGGTTCTGGTACGACCAACCGGAGCATGAAGTGGGTCGTGATCCTCTCTGGATCAGGAGCGTTACGGTTTGA
- a CDS encoding MFS transporter, producing the protein MTETTSESAFPNAQRLLWAGFMAILAAGVGFSLRGGVLGLWAVEFGFTMTELGAITGGGLTGFGIVIILSSLIADKVGYGRLMMLAFILHAVSALITLAAPAAFEAGGKAGAYNCLFWGMFIFAVANGLAEAVVNPLTATLFPKNKTHYLNILHAGWPAGLVIGGLASAFMAAQKNEAGDVIQQAVDWKIQMSLFLIPVIIYGGMLFGQKFPQSEAASAGTTLGEMIGTVFAPLMLFLLVIHAMVGYVELGTDSWIAKITGSIMESGAKGMALFVYTSTLMFALRFVAGPIVHRISPLGLLFVSSILGFIGLTLLSSAQGAVICVVAATVYACGKTFLWPTMLAVASERFPKGGAVAIGMLGGVGMLSAGLLGGPAIGFKQDYYASQELEAKDAQTFKRYQADNESRFMNFKTVGLDGAKVGVLSDNGKELARVNTLLEEEGKTDENQTMLTNWWKSASTHAEADKPLVESAGLYGGRMALKLTSYVPLVMAACYLALIIGFKATGGYKAVHLDEQPELPNEPEALGTGES; encoded by the coding sequence ATGACAGAGACGACTTCGGAATCCGCTTTCCCGAACGCACAACGATTGTTGTGGGCGGGTTTTATGGCAATTCTTGCTGCGGGAGTCGGTTTTTCGCTGCGTGGTGGAGTCTTGGGCCTGTGGGCTGTGGAATTCGGCTTCACAATGACGGAATTGGGAGCAATTACCGGAGGCGGGCTAACCGGATTCGGAATTGTCATCATCCTAAGCTCTCTCATCGCAGACAAAGTCGGCTATGGCCGACTCATGATGTTGGCTTTCATATTACACGCAGTCTCTGCATTGATCACATTGGCTGCTCCGGCAGCCTTTGAAGCGGGTGGGAAAGCAGGAGCTTACAACTGTCTATTCTGGGGAATGTTCATCTTCGCGGTCGCAAACGGACTCGCTGAAGCTGTGGTCAATCCATTAACAGCGACGCTATTTCCGAAGAATAAAACACACTATCTCAATATTCTTCACGCTGGCTGGCCTGCCGGTCTGGTGATCGGGGGACTTGCCTCAGCCTTCATGGCAGCACAGAAAAATGAAGCCGGTGATGTCATTCAACAAGCTGTTGACTGGAAAATTCAGATGTCTCTGTTTCTGATCCCTGTGATCATTTACGGAGGGATGCTCTTTGGACAAAAGTTCCCGCAGTCAGAAGCAGCCTCAGCCGGGACCACTCTGGGCGAAATGATCGGAACAGTCTTCGCACCACTGATGTTGTTCCTGCTGGTCATCCACGCAATGGTCGGTTATGTCGAGCTTGGCACAGATTCCTGGATCGCCAAAATCACGGGATCGATCATGGAAAGTGGGGCCAAAGGAATGGCTCTGTTTGTCTACACATCAACATTGATGTTCGCTCTGCGATTTGTTGCCGGACCGATTGTCCATCGAATTTCACCTTTGGGGCTTTTATTCGTCAGCTCAATTCTTGGCTTTATTGGCTTGACCCTTCTCAGTTCCGCTCAAGGGGCAGTCATCTGCGTTGTCGCTGCGACTGTGTACGCCTGTGGAAAAACATTCCTGTGGCCCACAATGCTGGCCGTGGCATCAGAGCGTTTTCCTAAAGGGGGGGCTGTTGCGATTGGAATGCTGGGAGGTGTCGGGATGCTTTCAGCCGGTCTTCTCGGAGGACCAGCGATTGGATTCAAACAGGATTACTACGCCTCTCAAGAACTTGAAGCCAAAGACGCTCAAACTTTCAAGCGGTATCAGGCCGATAATGAAAGTCGATTCATGAACTTCAAAACTGTTGGGCTCGACGGCGCAAAAGTTGGCGTGCTTTCTGACAACGGTAAAGAACTTGCTCGCGTGAACACCTTGCTGGAAGAGGAAGGCAAGACCGACGAAAACCAGACAATGCTCACGAATTGGTGGAAGAGTGCTTCAACTCATGCCGAAGCGGACAAACCGCTTGTCGAAAGTGCTGGCCTGTATGGTGGTCGAATGGCATTGAAGCTGACCTCATACGTCCCACTCGTTATGGCCGCTTGCTATCTGGCCCTGATTATCGGCTTCAAAGCGACTGGTGGTTACAAAGCTGTTCATCTCGATGAGCAACCTGAACTCCCGAATGAACCCGAAGCACTCGGAACCGGCGAGTCATAA
- a CDS encoding M20/M25/M40 family metallo-hydrolase, which translates to MSEANISQLSSLVDESAVDLVTQMMSIPGKSGDERAVANFIVEQLKSYGIQDSQISYDSANTKSHIGGEIGNLIVDLPGQSDQPRRLLMAHIDTVPLCVGCEPVRDGNIITSSDPKTALGGDDRAGATVVLNTIRLIQEHNLPHPPLTLLFAVQEEIGLVGAKNVDTEKLKEPAQCYNWDGGLANLAVIGATGDDHIEIDITGIASHAGAAPEQGVSAAAIAAMAINSLVNDGWHGLIQKGKQSGTSNIGVIQGGDATNVVMDQLHIKAEARSHNPTFRAKIVGAIDKAFQRATKELQNSSGKTGSVSVSTRHKYESFRLDVNEPVVQTAIKTMEALGLEPTTRISNGGLDANWMNAHGLPTVTMGCGQHGIHTVKEELHIDQFLNACRIGLLIGTGTI; encoded by the coding sequence ATGTCCGAAGCAAATATTTCTCAGCTTTCGAGTCTCGTTGATGAAAGCGCAGTTGACCTTGTCACTCAGATGATGTCGATTCCCGGAAAAAGTGGCGATGAAAGAGCTGTCGCGAACTTCATCGTCGAGCAATTGAAGTCGTATGGAATTCAGGACTCACAGATTTCGTATGACTCTGCGAACACCAAAAGCCATATCGGCGGCGAAATTGGAAACCTGATCGTCGATCTTCCTGGGCAATCTGATCAACCTCGCCGATTGTTGATGGCACACATTGACACGGTCCCATTGTGCGTCGGTTGCGAACCGGTGCGGGACGGAAACATTATTACGTCCTCAGACCCCAAAACAGCATTGGGTGGGGATGATCGAGCAGGAGCCACGGTTGTCCTGAATACGATTCGCCTGATTCAAGAGCACAACTTACCACACCCTCCGCTAACGTTACTGTTTGCAGTGCAAGAAGAGATCGGCCTCGTCGGAGCAAAGAATGTTGACACCGAGAAGTTGAAAGAGCCAGCACAGTGTTACAACTGGGATGGTGGCTTAGCAAACCTCGCTGTCATCGGTGCCACCGGAGATGATCACATCGAAATCGACATCACCGGAATTGCCAGCCACGCAGGCGCCGCCCCAGAACAGGGTGTGAGCGCCGCTGCCATTGCTGCGATGGCGATCAACTCACTCGTGAATGATGGTTGGCATGGTCTCATTCAGAAGGGCAAGCAGTCCGGGACGAGCAACATCGGGGTCATTCAAGGAGGAGATGCGACCAACGTCGTGATGGACCAATTGCACATCAAAGCGGAAGCACGCAGCCACAACCCAACTTTCCGGGCCAAAATCGTCGGTGCGATTGATAAAGCATTTCAGCGGGCAACCAAAGAATTGCAGAACTCTTCCGGAAAGACTGGAAGCGTTTCAGTTTCGACTCGGCACAAATACGAATCGTTCCGACTGGACGTGAACGAGCCTGTTGTTCAAACAGCGATCAAAACGATGGAGGCCCTTGGACTGGAGCCGACCACCCGAATCAGTAACGGTGGGTTGGACGCAAACTGGATGAATGCTCACGGCTTACCGACAGTCACGATGGGTTGTGGTCAGCACGGAATCCACACAGTCAAGGAAGAACTCCATATCGATCAGTTCCTCAACGCCTGCCGAATCGGATTGTTAATCGGAACCGGGACAATTTAG